Proteins encoded in a region of the Xylocopa sonorina isolate GNS202 chromosome 1, iyXylSono1_principal, whole genome shotgun sequence genome:
- the LOC143432669 gene encoding cyclin-dependent kinase 2-associated protein 1: MEEERGNVEVPTKVTEPLLSVPNPRALQQTVPSVPGQSKYVQLLNVIEELGHEVRPTYAGSRTSIEKIKRGIVHARILVRECLVETEKSARQ, encoded by the coding sequence ATGGAAGAAGAACGAGGAAACGTAGAAGTTCCTACAAAGGTCACAGAACCATTACTCAGTGTACCAAATCCGAGAGCCCTCCAACAAACTGTCCCCTCTGTACCTGGCCAATCGAAATACGTACAGCTGCTTAATGTTATAGAAGAACTTGGCCATGAGGTGCGACCTACCTATGCTGGCAGTCGTACTTCTATAGAGAAAATTAAGCGTGGTATTGTACACGCACGTATTCTAGTTAGAGAATGTTTAGTTGAAACCGAGAAAAGTGCTCGCCAATAA